A region of Bombilactobacillus folatiphilus DNA encodes the following proteins:
- the recR gene encoding recombination mediator RecR — protein MQYPKSVNRLIDSYMKLPGIGEKTATRLAFFTIDMDNEDVQEFAASLQAIKQELHYCHICGNITDVEPCDICQSASRNQQQILVVEQPKDVMAMEKMQSYNGLYQVLGGVLSPVNGVGPDELQIKHLLERLKQNTDLKEVIVATNATPEGEATAMYLAKLIKPSGIKVTRLAHGLAVGADIEYADQMTLQRAVEGRQPI, from the coding sequence ATGCAATATCCCAAGTCGGTCAATAGATTGATTGATTCGTATATGAAATTGCCGGGCATTGGCGAAAAAACCGCCACGCGCCTAGCATTTTTTACCATTGATATGGATAATGAAGATGTGCAGGAATTTGCCGCTAGTTTGCAAGCTATTAAACAGGAACTGCATTATTGTCATATTTGTGGCAATATCACTGATGTTGAACCGTGTGATATTTGTCAAAGTGCCAGTCGAAATCAACAGCAAATTTTGGTGGTGGAGCAACCTAAAGACGTTATGGCGATGGAAAAAATGCAAAGCTATAATGGCTTATATCAGGTGCTAGGGGGCGTCTTATCACCAGTGAACGGCGTCGGTCCTGACGAATTACAGATCAAGCATTTATTAGAGCGGTTGAAGCAAAATACTGATTTAAAAGAAGTTATTGTAGCCACGAATGCGACCCCTGAAGGAGAAGCCACGGCAATGTATTTGGCCAAATTGATTAAGCCATCAGGAATTAAAGTGACGCGCTTGGCGCATGGTTTGGCCGTCGGTGCGGATATTGAGTACGCTGATCAGATGACTTTGCAACGTGCCGTCGAAGGGCGGCAACCAATTTAA
- the tmk gene encoding dTMP kinase yields MAGLFISLEGPDGSGKSTAAQTIVANLTELTTKPILLTREPGGSVISEQIRQVILDVDNTQMDARTEALLYAAQRRQHLVDVILPALKEGQIVISDRYVDSSIAYQGAGRQLGTQAIAQINQFATRGFLPQLTLYFDIPVEVGLARIKQHRVEPEDRLEQEKLAFHQRVQQQYQQLLLENPQRMKRIDAQQSPAQVAAEGLTQIKHCLKEEG; encoded by the coding sequence GTGGCAGGATTATTTATTTCGTTGGAGGGTCCCGATGGTTCCGGCAAGTCAACAGCTGCCCAAACAATCGTTGCCAATTTAACCGAACTTACAACAAAACCGATCCTTTTAACCCGAGAACCGGGGGGCAGTGTTATTTCGGAACAAATCCGCCAAGTCATTTTGGATGTGGATAACACGCAAATGGATGCACGAACCGAAGCTTTGTTGTATGCGGCTCAACGGCGCCAGCATTTAGTAGATGTGATTTTACCAGCGCTCAAAGAAGGTCAGATTGTGATTAGTGACCGCTATGTGGATAGTTCGATTGCTTATCAAGGTGCGGGTCGACAGTTAGGCACGCAAGCGATTGCGCAAATTAATCAATTTGCGACTAGGGGCTTCTTGCCGCAACTAACACTCTATTTTGATATACCGGTGGAAGTAGGTTTGGCGCGCATTAAGCAACACCGAGTGGAGCCTGAGGATCGCTTAGAACAAGAAAAATTAGCGTTTCATCAACGGGTGCAACAGCAATATCAACAATTATTACTGGAAAATCCCCAGCGCATGAAACGGATTGATGCTCAGCAATCCCCTGCACAAGTCGCTGCTGAAGGTTTAACGCAAATTAAGCATTGTTTAAAAGAAGAAGGATGA
- the dnaX gene encoding DNA polymerase III subunit gamma/tau: MAYQALYREWRPQNFGDVVGQEVITTTLKNAVMEQQVSHAYLFTGPRGTGKTSCAKILAKAINCPHQTDGEPCNQCSICQDITDGSLNDVLEIDAASNNGVEQIRDIRDKVKYAPTQAEYKVYIIDEVHMLSTGAFNALLKTLEEPPAKVVFILATTEPQKVPATIISRTQRFDFRRIEAADLLTRMQFILQEKQLTYDDQALDTIAQAAEGGMRDALSILDQALSLGQGQLTLDGALQVTGALNQQQLAQYLTAVGHQDAVVALQSLHEIMASGRSANRFTDALMETGRDLLLAKSDPKLLSQLDQELIAPDVLELRTQWNFKQLYELINQASTTQQELKNTDRPLIALEVLTVRLVDLLAPQSAGSNAAVDDQQLAQLQQQIQQLQQQVAQLQTQVQQNQTTSAPTMPAAGATPAPSEPKNTSHTTAKPKVHVDQVKVNQILQAATREALNTVKEVWPDLMSMLSVTQRAVMKVSKPVAASSQGVIVAFDYAMWFERVMSNQEMLSMLKNNLDQLLKNDAEVVLVSAQDWPKIRQQFLQGHQVHAATKTPQVDEGEKLVQQAQDLFGKDLVEVKKD, encoded by the coding sequence ATGGCTTATCAGGCATTGTACCGTGAATGGCGTCCGCAAAATTTTGGCGATGTGGTTGGGCAAGAAGTGATCACAACGACATTGAAGAATGCCGTGATGGAACAGCAAGTCAGTCACGCTTATTTATTTACAGGTCCACGCGGCACTGGTAAAACTTCGTGTGCCAAGATTTTAGCCAAGGCAATTAATTGTCCTCACCAAACCGATGGTGAGCCCTGCAATCAATGCAGTATTTGTCAAGATATCACCGATGGTAGTTTGAATGATGTGCTGGAAATTGACGCTGCCTCCAATAATGGTGTCGAACAAATTCGTGATATTCGCGATAAAGTGAAATATGCGCCCACGCAAGCGGAATATAAAGTTTATATTATTGATGAAGTGCATATGCTCTCAACAGGGGCGTTCAATGCTTTGCTTAAAACATTGGAAGAACCGCCAGCCAAAGTGGTTTTTATTTTGGCAACGACCGAACCGCAAAAAGTCCCAGCGACGATTATTTCGCGGACGCAACGCTTTGATTTTCGTCGGATTGAAGCGGCAGATTTGTTAACGCGAATGCAATTTATTTTGCAAGAGAAACAGTTAACTTATGATGATCAAGCCTTAGACACGATTGCCCAAGCTGCTGAAGGCGGCATGCGCGATGCGTTGAGTATTTTGGATCAAGCGTTATCGTTAGGTCAAGGTCAACTAACGTTAGACGGTGCATTGCAAGTGACGGGCGCACTCAATCAACAGCAATTGGCGCAGTATCTTACAGCTGTTGGTCACCAAGATGCAGTGGTAGCTTTGCAGTCTTTGCATGAGATTATGGCTAGCGGGCGTTCGGCAAATCGCTTCACGGATGCGTTGATGGAAACCGGGCGCGATTTATTATTGGCAAAAAGTGATCCCAAATTATTGTCACAGTTGGATCAAGAATTAATTGCGCCAGATGTGTTGGAATTACGAACACAGTGGAATTTTAAACAATTATACGAGTTGATTAATCAAGCTTCGACGACACAACAAGAATTAAAAAATACCGATCGCCCCTTAATTGCTTTGGAAGTTTTGACGGTTAGATTAGTCGATCTTTTGGCTCCTCAGTCAGCTGGTTCCAATGCAGCCGTTGATGACCAACAATTAGCACAGTTGCAACAACAAATTCAGCAATTACAACAACAAGTTGCGCAGTTGCAGACGCAAGTTCAACAAAATCAGACAACGTCAGCACCAACCATGCCGGCAGCGGGTGCAACGCCAGCTCCTAGTGAGCCAAAAAATACGAGTCACACCACTGCTAAACCCAAAGTCCATGTCGATCAAGTTAAAGTTAATCAAATTTTACAAGCGGCGACACGTGAGGCTTTGAATACGGTCAAAGAAGTTTGGCCGGATTTGATGAGTATGCTGAGTGTCACGCAACGGGCAGTTATGAAGGTTTCCAAGCCTGTAGCCGCTAGTAGTCAAGGCGTGATTGTGGCGTTTGACTATGCAATGTGGTTTGAACGGGTGATGAGTAATCAAGAAATGTTATCCATGTTAAAAAATAACTTGGATCAACTTTTGAAAAATGACGCAGAAGTGGTGTTGGTTTCAGCACAAGATTGGCCGAAAATTCGCCAACAATTTTTGCAAGGCCATCAAGTTCACGCTGCCACAAAAACGCCTCAAGTTGATGAGGGCGAAAAATTAGTTCAACAAGCTCAAGATTTGTTTGGCAAAGATTTAGTCGAGGTCAAAAAAGATTAA
- a CDS encoding cyclic-di-AMP receptor: MKLLIVIVQDKDHSKLSKALNQAQIRSTRLSTTGNFLRNGNSTFLMGIQDEQLDNVLDIIKANSQMRQEYVSTAIATNMLGEIPEQPIQVTVGGATVFILPMEQLVHF, encoded by the coding sequence ATGAAGTTATTGATTGTTATTGTACAAGATAAGGATCATTCCAAATTGAGCAAGGCCTTGAATCAAGCGCAAATTCGTTCCACACGGTTATCCACAACGGGTAATTTTTTACGGAACGGGAACTCAACTTTTTTGATGGGAATTCAAGATGAGCAGTTAGACAACGTTTTAGACATCATCAAGGCTAATTCGCAGATGCGGCAAGAATATGTTTCTACTGCAATCGCCACCAATATGCTAGGGGAGATTCCCGAACAACCCATCCAAGTCACGGTAGGCGGGGCAACTGTCTTTATCTTGCCAATGGAACAGCTGGTTCACTTCTAA